A stretch of DNA from Microlunatus capsulatus:
GCGTGTCCAGCTTGGCCGACTGCTCGTCGGCCGGCAGGTCGGCGAAGCCGTTCATCGCCGTCGGGATCATCCCGGGCGCGTAGGAGTTGGCGGTGATGCCCCAGGGCCCCAGCTCGCCGGCGATGGTGCGGGTGAACTGGACGACGGCGGCCTTCGACGCGGCGTAGGCCGAGGAGCCGATGCTGGGCACGATCGCCGCGAAGGAGGCCGCGTTGAGGATCCGGCCGGAGCGCTGGGCCTTCATCACCGGGGCGACGGCGCGGCAGGTGGTGAAGGTGCCGCGGACGTTGACCTCGAAGCAGCGGTCCCAGGCGGCGGCGTCCAGCTCCTCCAGCCTGCCCTCGACGTTGATGCCCGCGTTGTTGACCAGCACGTCGACCCGGCCGAAGCGGGCGACGGCGTCGTCGACCACCCGCTGCACGGCGTCGCCGTCGCGGACGTCGGCCGTCGCGGGCAGCACCGTCGCGCCCTCGGCCTCGAGCCCGGCGACCACCTCCTCGACCTCGGCGGGCACCAGGTCGAGCGCCACCACCCGGGCGCCGTCGCGGGCGAAGGTCTCGGCGATGGTGCGGCCGATCCCCCGGCCGGCGCCGGTGACGAGGACGACGCGGTCCTGCAGGTCGATGAGCACGTGGGGACTCCTGGGGACGGGCCGGCGGGGCCGGCGGCGGTGGCGACGGGGCGGTGCGGGAGAGTGGTCCGCACCCTAGTCCTGCGCCGGTCGGCCGCCGCGGGCAGCGTCGAGAGGACCTCCGTGAGCACTGCTCCCACCCCCTCCGGGAACGGCGAGGGCGCCGTCCGCACCGTCTGGGTGACCGGCGCCGGCAGCGGCGTCGGCCGCGCCGTCGCGGTCTCGGCCGCCCGCGCCGGGGCCCGGGTCGTGCTGACCGGCCGCCGCCCCGACGCCCTGGCCGCGACGGCCGCCCTGGTCCGCGACGTCGGCGGGCAGGCCCTGGAGCTGCCGGCCGACACCAGCCGCGAGGACCAGCTGCAGGCGGCCTGGGAGACCCTGGGCTCGACCTGGGGCGCCCCCACCGACCTCGTGCTGTCCGCCGGGCTCAACCACCCGCGGCGGTACTGGCGCGACCAGACGATGGCCGACTTCCGGGCGATCGTCGACACCAACCTCACCGCCGCCGCGATGGCGGTCGACCTCGCCCTGCCGGGCCTGCGCGCGGCCGGCGGCGGCGTCGTCGTCTTCGTGTCCTCGGTCTCGGGCTGGCAGTTCTCCCCGGACGCCGGGGTCGCCTACAGCGCCAGCAAGACCGCGGTCGGCTCGCTGGCCGCGCACCTCAACGCGCAGGAGAACCGGAACGGGGTCCGCGCCTGCAGCGTCTGCCCCGGCGACATCGACAGCGACTTCCTGAGCCTGCGGCCGGTCGTGCCCGGGGAGGGCGACCGGGTGGCCATGCTGAGCCCGGAGGACGTGGCGCGCACCGTCCAGTTCGTCCTGGACAGCCCGCCGCACGTCTGCGTCGCCGAGCTCGTCGTCACCCCGACCAAGAAGGACCCGGCCACCGCCGGTCGCTAGGCGGGCCGCGGGCGCACCGGGCGCTGTGGTGACCGGGGTCCGTCCCGGCCTAGGGTGACCGCGTGACGGCGACGGCGGGGCGGGCGTAGCGGTGGCGCTGGACCCCGCGGACTGGCTGCTCAGCCAGGAGGAGCGCGGCAACCCGCGCACCACGCTGGACGACGCCCACCCCGACGACACCGCCTGGTCCACGGGGAACCAGGTCCGCCCGCTCGTGCACGGCGCCACCTACTTCGCCGAGCTGGCGGAGAAGATCGCCGCCACCGGCCCCGGCGACCTCGTCTACTTCACCGACTGGCGCGGTGACGCCGACGAGCGGCTGACCGGGGAGGCGGGCAGCGAGGTCGAGACCCTGCTCTCGGCCGCCGACCGACGCGGCGTCGACGTCCGCGGCCTGGTCTGGCGCTCGCACTGGGACGCCCTCTCCTTCTCCGGCGCCGAGAACCGCACCCTGGGCGAGCGGCTGCAGGCCAACGGCGCCGAGGTGCTGCTGGACATGCGGGTGCGGACGGGCGGCTCGCACCACCAGAAGCTGCTGGTCATCCGGTACGCCGCCCGCCCGGCCGACGACGTCGCCTACGTCGGCGGCATCGACCTCTGCCACTCCCGGCGCGACGACGCCGGGCACGCCGGCGACCCGCAGCCGCAGCGGATGGCGGCCGTCTACGGGCCGACGCCCGCCTGGCACGACGCCCAGGCCGCGATCAGCGGACCCGGCGTGCACGACGTCGAGACGGTGTTCCGCGAGCGCTGGCTGGACCCGACACCCCTCAGCCGGCACCCGCTGCAGCGGCTGCGGGACCGGCTCTCCGGCGACGACACCAGCCCCGACCCGCTGCCCGCGCAGGCCCCGCCGCCGCCCCCGGTGCCCGGCGGCACCCACGTCCTGCAGCTGCTGCGCACCTACCCGGACCTGCGGCACGGGCGCGACCACCCGTTCGCCCGGGGTGGTGAGCGCAGCGTCGCCCGCGGCTACAGCAAGGCGCTGGCCCGGACCGACGAGCTGGTCTACGTCGAGGACCAGTACCTGTGGTCGCAGGAGGTGGCGCAGGCGTTCGCCGACGCCCTGCGCCGCAGCCCGCGGCTGCACGTCGTCGCCGTGCTCCCCCAGCGCCCCGACCAGTCCTCCCCGCTCTCCCGGGTCCCCCAGGACCTCGGCCGCCAGGCGGCGGTCCGGCTGATGGAGGAGGCGGGCGGGGACCGGGTCTCCTTCTACGGGCTGGAGAACCACGCCGGGACCCCGGTCTACGTGCACGCCAAGATCTGCGTGATGGACGACTGCTGGGCCACCATCGGCTCGGACAACTTCAACCGCCGCTCCTGGACCCACGACTCCGAGCTGTCCGCGGTCGTCGTCGACACCGAGGGCGGCGACCACTCGGCCTACGCCCGCCGGCTGCGGCTCACCCTGGCCGCCGAGCACCTCGACCGGGCGGTGGACGACGCCCCGGTCGAGCAGGTGATGGCCGACTGCGTCAGCGCCGAGGGCATGGCCACCGCCTTCGCGACCTCCGCGGCCCGGCTGCAGGCCTGGCACGACGGCGGGGAGGCCGGTCCCCGACCGCCCGGCCGGCTCGTCCCGCTGCACGTCCCCCGGGTCGGCCGGCTGACCCGGGCGTGGGCCTGGCCGCTCTACCGGGCGGTGCACGACCCCGACGGCCGGCCCCGCGCCCTGCGCCGCAGCGGCGGGTTCTGACCCTGGTCCGCGGGCGGTCGGCGGCCCTACGCTGAGGCCACCGTCCGGAAGGAGTCCCGTGGCCCTCCGCCTGCTCACCGGGGCGCTCGTCGCCGCGCTGGTCACCGCCGTGATGTTCGCGCTCAAGGCCGCCACGATCGCCCGCGGGGCGGACCCCTTCGACGACCCTCGGGTCAACGCCTTCTTCTTCGCAGGCCTGGTCGCCCTGCTCGTCACCGCCGCGCTGACCGGCGCGGCCCTCGCCCGCCGGCCCGGACGCCGCGGCCGGCTGGTCGCCGCCGGCCTCGGGCTCGTCGTCGGGGCGCTCGGCGGCGCCCTGGTCGCGCTGGCGGCCGGCGCGCTGCTCCCGGCCGGCGGCTCGTGGGTGTGGGGCGAGGTCAACCTCTGGGTCATCGCGCTGCTCGCCCTGGCCGCCGTGCTGGTCCTCCGCGCCCGGGCGGGCCGTCCGGAGCGGACGACCTGACCACCCCTGCATAAGCGTTGACTTATGCAGCGTGTGCTGCTGCACTGGTCCCGTGCACGCGCTCGACGTCCTCGGCGACCCCGTCCGGCGACGCCTGCTCGAGCTGCTGCGCGACGGCGAGCAGGCGGCCGGGGAGCTCGGCGGGCGGGTGGGCGAGGAGTTCGGGATCTCCCAGCCGGCCGTCTCCCAGCACCTCCGGGTGCTGCGGGAGGCGGGCCTGGCCCGCGTCCGCGCGGTCGGGAACCGCCGGCTCTACGTCCTGGAGCCGGCCCCCCTGCAGGAGGTCGACGCGTGGCTGGAGCCCTACCGGGCGCACTGGGCGCACCGCCTGGACGCCCTCGACACCGAGATCCGGCGAGGACGCCGGGACAGGAGCACCCCGTGAACCAGACCCGCACCACCCCGGCCACCGGCCACCCGCTCGGCCGCCTCGGCGCCGTCGTCCGCGAGGGCGGCGCGGTGCTGCTGCGCTTCGAGCGGCTCTACGACGCCCCGGCCGCCGACGTCTGGTCGGCCCTCACCGACCCCGGGCGGACGGCGCGCTGGATCGGCTCCTGGACCGGGGACCCGGCCAGCGGGTCGGTGCTGCTGTCGATGACGGCCGAGGAGGGCGCCCCGGGCGAGCGCGTCCAGGTGGACCGCTGCGAGCCCCCGACCCGCCTCGACGTGACGATGGGCACCGCCGACGGGCCCTGGCCCCTCACCGTGCGGCTCACCGAGGAGGCGGGCCGAACCCGGCTGCTGTTCACCCACCGGCTGGCCGAGCCGTACGACGCGAGCGCCGTCGGCCCGGGCTGGCACTACTACCTGGACCGCCTGGACGCGGCGCTCGAGGGCACGCCCGTGCCCGACGACTTCACCGCCTACCACCCGGCGCTCGCGGAGTCCTACCCCGTGCCCGCGGCCTGACCGCGGGGACCGGCTCAGGCCTTGACGGCCATCACCGGGCGGTGGACGGTGAGCAGGATCCGGCTGGCGGCGCTGCCGAGGATGAGCTTGCCCACCGGCGTCCGGCGGCGCAGCCCGATGACCACGAGCTCGGCGTCGACCTCGTCGGCGATCCGGTCGAGGTCCTCGGCGACGTCCTGGCCGTCGCTGGCCTGGCGGAGCTCCGCCTCGACGTCCAGGGCGTCCAGCTCGGCCAGCAGCGCGGCGACGGCGCCGTCCTGCAGGTAGCGCTCGTCCACCAGGGCGTCCCCGCGGGTGGTGTTCACCACCACCAGCCGGGTCCCACGGAAGCGGGCCTCCTCCACGCCCTTGGCCAGGGCCGCGCGGCCCTCCGGGCTGGGCACGTAGCCCACGACGACGGCACTCATCCCCCGACCTCCTCCTGTCCCCGCACCGCAGGACCTCGTGCGCTCACCGCAGGACCTCCTCCCGACCCCGTCACACCAGGGCCTCCTTGCGCCGGCGGGTCAGCTTCAGCAGCGGCGGCAGGACGACCGCCAGCAGCGCGACCAGCAGCACGACCCGGCTGAACCAGGAGTCCACCAGCGTCGAGAGGTCGCCGTCGCTGATGGCCAGCGCCCGCCGCAGGTTGGTCTCGGCGATGGGGCCGAGGATCAGCCCGATCACCGCCGGCGCCACGGGCCAGCCGAAGCGCCGCATCGCGAAGCCCAGCAGGCCGAGGACCAGCAGGATGACCAGGTCCAGCGGCTGCGCGTTGACCGCGTACGAGCCGAGCGAGGCGAACAGCAGGATGCCGGCGTAGAGGTAGGGCCGCGGGATCTTCAGCAGCTTCACCCAGATGCCGACCAGCGGCAGGTTGAGCACCAGCAGCATGACGTTGCCGATGAACAGCGAGGCGATCAGCGTCCAGACCAGCGCCGACTCCGTCGTCAGCAGCGTCGGGCCCGGCTGGATGCCGTAGCCCTGGAAGGCCGCGAGCAGGATCGCCGCGGTCGCCGAGGTCGGCAGGCCGAGGGTCAGCAGGGGCACCAGCACGCCCGCGGCCGCCGCGTTGTTGGCCGCCTCCGGACCGGCGACGCCCTCGATGGCCCCGCGCCCGAACTCGTCGGGGTGCTTGGTCAGCCGGCGCTCGGTGGCGTAGGAGAGGAACGTCGGGATCTCGGCCCCGCCCGCCGGCAGCGCGCCGAAGGGGAAGCCGAACGCGGTCCCGCGCAGCCACGGCTTCCAGGAGCGCTTGAAGTCCTCCTTCGTCATGAAGGAGCCCTTGGAGCTCATCACCTCCACCGGCCCGTGCCGGAGCCGGGAGGCGACGTGAAGGGCCTCGCCGACGGCGAACAGGGCGACGGCGACGATGACGACGTCAATGCCGTCGGCCAGCTGCGGCAGCCCGAAGGTGAAGCGCTGCTGACCGGTCAGCAGGTCGGTGCCGACCAGGCCGAGGAACAGCCCGACGCAGAGCGAGGCGAGCCCGCGCAGCGGCGAGGAGCCCAGCACGGTGGCCACCGCGAGGAAGGCCAGCAGGGCCAGCGCGAAGTAGTCGGCCGGGCCGATCGAGATGGCCAGCTCCACCACCGTCGGGGCCACCAGGGCCAGCAGCAGGGTCGCGATGGTGCCGGCGACGAACGAGCCGATCGCCGCGGTGCCCAGGGCGGCCGCACCCCGGCCGGCCTTGGCCATCCGGTTGCCCTCGAGCGCCGTCATGATCGAGCTGGACTCACCGGGGGTGTTCAGCAGGATCGACGTCGTCGAGCCGCCGTACATGCCCCCGTAGTAGATGCCGGCGAACATGATGAACGCGGCCGTGGGCTCCAGCACGTAGGTGATGGGCAGCAGCAGGGCGACCGTCATGGCCGGGCCGATGCCGGGCAGCACGCCGACGGCCGTGCCCAGCAGCACCCCGAGCAGGGCGAAGAGCAGGTTGAGCGGGGTCAGGGCCTGGCCGAAGCCGTTGAGCAGCTCGTTGAGCGCCTCCATCAGCCCTCACCGCTCCCGGTCCGGTGCCCGGCGCCGGCGCTCACAGCCACGCCGTCGCGAGCTCGAGCAGGACGCCGCCGGGCAGCACGACGCCCAGGGCCTTGACGAACAGCAGCCAGACGACCACCGAGGTGATGCCGCCGGCCACCAGCGGGCGGACGATGCCGCGGGCGCCCAGGGCCCAGGCGACCACGCCGAACATGGAGGTGACGGCCAGCGGCCAGCCGACGACGTTGATGAGCAGCGCGTGGGCCAGGAAGGCGACGGCGATGATGGCGACCGCCCGCCACGAGGTGGGGGCGTCGGGGTCGATGTCCTCGCCGTCCTCCTCGGGACCGCGGTCGCCGCGCAGGATGCGCAGGGCGAGCACCGCGCCCACCACGACCGTCGCCGCCCCCACGAGGTAGGGGAAGAACCGCGGGCCGACGGTGTTCGAGGAGCCGGGGACGGCGATCCCGCGGGCGTCGAGGAGCAGGTACGCGCCCAGGAC
This window harbors:
- a CDS encoding SDR family NAD(P)-dependent oxidoreductase — translated: MLIDLQDRVVLVTGAGRGIGRTIAETFARDGARVVALDLVPAEVEEVVAGLEAEGATVLPATADVRDGDAVQRVVDDAVARFGRVDVLVNNAGINVEGRLEELDAAAWDRCFEVNVRGTFTTCRAVAPVMKAQRSGRILNAASFAAIVPSIGSSAYAASKAAVVQFTRTIAGELGPWGITANSYAPGMIPTAMNGFADLPADEQSAKLDTLSLRRWGQAQDVANLLCFLASDLAGYITGTLVDVSGGKLATQVPSAAYRGLAEDSLG
- a CDS encoding SDR family oxidoreductase produces the protein MSTAPTPSGNGEGAVRTVWVTGAGSGVGRAVAVSAARAGARVVLTGRRPDALAATAALVRDVGGQALELPADTSREDQLQAAWETLGSTWGAPTDLVLSAGLNHPRRYWRDQTMADFRAIVDTNLTAAAMAVDLALPGLRAAGGGVVVFVSSVSGWQFSPDAGVAYSASKTAVGSLAAHLNAQENRNGVRACSVCPGDIDSDFLSLRPVVPGEGDRVAMLSPEDVARTVQFVLDSPPHVCVAELVVTPTKKDPATAGR
- a CDS encoding phospholipase D-like domain-containing protein — protein: MALDPADWLLSQEERGNPRTTLDDAHPDDTAWSTGNQVRPLVHGATYFAELAEKIAATGPGDLVYFTDWRGDADERLTGEAGSEVETLLSAADRRGVDVRGLVWRSHWDALSFSGAENRTLGERLQANGAEVLLDMRVRTGGSHHQKLLVIRYAARPADDVAYVGGIDLCHSRRDDAGHAGDPQPQRMAAVYGPTPAWHDAQAAISGPGVHDVETVFRERWLDPTPLSRHPLQRLRDRLSGDDTSPDPLPAQAPPPPPVPGGTHVLQLLRTYPDLRHGRDHPFARGGERSVARGYSKALARTDELVYVEDQYLWSQEVAQAFADALRRSPRLHVVAVLPQRPDQSSPLSRVPQDLGRQAAVRLMEEAGGDRVSFYGLENHAGTPVYVHAKICVMDDCWATIGSDNFNRRSWTHDSELSAVVVDTEGGDHSAYARRLRLTLAAEHLDRAVDDAPVEQVMADCVSAEGMATAFATSAARLQAWHDGGEAGPRPPGRLVPLHVPRVGRLTRAWAWPLYRAVHDPDGRPRALRRSGGF
- a CDS encoding ArsR/SmtB family transcription factor yields the protein MHALDVLGDPVRRRLLELLRDGEQAAGELGGRVGEEFGISQPAVSQHLRVLREAGLARVRAVGNRRLYVLEPAPLQEVDAWLEPYRAHWAHRLDALDTEIRRGRRDRSTP
- a CDS encoding SRPBCC family protein, yielding MNQTRTTPATGHPLGRLGAVVREGGAVLLRFERLYDAPAADVWSALTDPGRTARWIGSWTGDPASGSVLLSMTAEEGAPGERVQVDRCEPPTRLDVTMGTADGPWPLTVRLTEEAGRTRLLFTHRLAEPYDASAVGPGWHYYLDRLDAALEGTPVPDDFTAYHPALAESYPVPAA
- a CDS encoding universal stress protein, which produces MSAVVVGYVPSPEGRAALAKGVEEARFRGTRLVVVNTTRGDALVDERYLQDGAVAALLAELDALDVEAELRQASDGQDVAEDLDRIADEVDAELVVIGLRRRTPVGKLILGSAASRILLTVHRPVMAVKA
- a CDS encoding tripartite tricarboxylate transporter permease; the protein is MEALNELLNGFGQALTPLNLLFALLGVLLGTAVGVLPGIGPAMTVALLLPITYVLEPTAAFIMFAGIYYGGMYGGSTTSILLNTPGESSSIMTALEGNRMAKAGRGAAALGTAAIGSFVAGTIATLLLALVAPTVVELAISIGPADYFALALLAFLAVATVLGSSPLRGLASLCVGLFLGLVGTDLLTGQQRFTFGLPQLADGIDVVIVAVALFAVGEALHVASRLRHGPVEVMSSKGSFMTKEDFKRSWKPWLRGTAFGFPFGALPAGGAEIPTFLSYATERRLTKHPDEFGRGAIEGVAGPEAANNAAAAGVLVPLLTLGLPTSATAAILLAAFQGYGIQPGPTLLTTESALVWTLIASLFIGNVMLLVLNLPLVGIWVKLLKIPRPYLYAGILLFASLGSYAVNAQPLDLVILLVLGLLGFAMRRFGWPVAPAVIGLILGPIAETNLRRALAISDGDLSTLVDSWFSRVVLLVALLAVVLPPLLKLTRRRKEALV
- a CDS encoding tripartite tricarboxylate transporter TctB family protein, whose product is MSAPPASERAADPVVADPPVRGPRRGELALSVLLVVLGAYLLLDARGIAVPGSSNTVGPRFFPYLVGAATVVVGAVLALRILRGDRGPEEDGEDIDPDAPTSWRAVAIIAVAFLAHALLINVVGWPLAVTSMFGVVAWALGARGIVRPLVAGGITSVVVWLLFVKALGVVLPGGVLLELATAWL